The following are encoded in a window of Verrucomicrobiia bacterium genomic DNA:
- a CDS encoding Gfo/Idh/MocA family oxidoreductase: protein MNTTSGWSSQRRVSAPSTLSRRRFLRWTALAGTAPLILPSGLLSAAPNSKLCHACIGTGGMGVGDMSEFMKHPKVQVVALCDVDANHLAAAAQKVPGARQYRDWRELLAQEGDKVDSVNVTVPDHMHFPIAYRAIQKGKHVYLQKPMCHDVAEVRALTKEAVKRKVVTQLGTQMASSLGDMTTVQLLRQGAIGQIQHVYLTANRPGAVENYRLLGPRPPKGEDPPAHLQWDYWIGTAPMRPYVPGIYHPVKWRAWLDFGTGWSGDIGCHIFDAVWKGLSLKAPKTVYARVQESWKNSPERRADTWPQANHITWVFPGNALTAEKELVVEWFDGEFYPPREIMAMYSVKDYPPESMMLIGTEGALLMELGRGPILLPDAKFREFKKPAVPRRNHYHHFVDACLGGEMTESHFAQTGPMTEAILLGTVAVQVPETELKWSAGAMRFTNHAEANKLLKRKYRAGWEV from the coding sequence ATGAACACCACTTCCGGCTGGTCTTCGCAGCGTCGTGTGTCCGCCCCCTCCACCCTTTCCCGCCGGCGCTTTTTGCGCTGGACGGCGCTGGCCGGCACTGCGCCCTTGATTCTGCCCTCGGGTTTGCTCTCCGCCGCGCCCAACAGCAAGCTGTGTCATGCCTGTATTGGCACGGGGGGGATGGGAGTGGGGGATATGAGTGAGTTTATGAAGCATCCCAAGGTGCAAGTTGTGGCCTTGTGTGATGTGGATGCCAACCACCTGGCCGCCGCAGCGCAAAAAGTCCCGGGCGCCCGGCAATACCGGGACTGGCGCGAGTTGCTGGCGCAGGAGGGGGACAAGGTGGATTCTGTGAATGTCACCGTGCCTGATCACATGCATTTTCCGATTGCCTATCGCGCCATCCAGAAGGGCAAGCATGTGTATCTGCAGAAGCCGATGTGCCATGATGTGGCCGAAGTGCGTGCTTTGACCAAGGAGGCAGTCAAACGCAAGGTGGTCACGCAGTTGGGCACGCAAATGGCCAGCAGTCTGGGAGACATGACCACGGTGCAGTTGCTGCGCCAGGGAGCGATTGGACAGATTCAGCATGTGTATTTGACGGCCAACCGCCCGGGGGCGGTGGAGAATTACCGGCTGTTGGGGCCGCGCCCGCCCAAGGGCGAGGATCCGCCGGCGCATTTGCAATGGGATTATTGGATCGGCACGGCGCCCATGCGGCCGTACGTGCCGGGAATCTATCATCCGGTGAAGTGGCGCGCATGGCTGGATTTTGGGACGGGCTGGAGCGGGGACATTGGGTGTCACATCTTCGATGCGGTATGGAAGGGATTATCCCTCAAAGCGCCGAAAACGGTTTATGCGCGGGTGCAGGAGTCATGGAAGAACTCGCCGGAGCGGCGGGCGGACACCTGGCCCCAAGCCAATCATATAACCTGGGTTTTTCCGGGCAATGCGCTTACCGCCGAAAAGGAATTGGTGGTGGAGTGGTTTGATGGCGAGTTTTATCCCCCGCGGGAGATCATGGCGATGTATTCGGTGAAAGATTACCCGCCGGAATCCATGATGCTCATCGGGACGGAGGGCGCGCTGCTGATGGAGCTGGGACGGGGGCCGATCCTGCTCCCGGACGCCAAGTTTCGGGAGTTTAAAAAGCCGGCCGTGCCGCGGCGGAATCATTATCATCATTTTGTGGATGCCTGTCTGGGCGGCGAGATGACGGAGTCCCATTTTGCGCAGACGGGGCCGATGACCGAGGCGATTCTATTGGGTACGGTGGCGGTGCAGGTGCCGGAAACCGAGTTGAAATGGAGTGCCGGCGCGATGCGCTTTACCAACCATGCCGAGGCAAACAAGCTGCTGAAGCGCAAATACCGCGCCGGCTGGGAGGTGTGA
- a CDS encoding DUF4380 domain-containing protein, giving the protein MKTRCLRGHWHWLLLFPWLACLPVSAAPQPQITPTNYHGYTQAWRLDNGMIEAIVVPEIGRLMHLSLKGGENVIWINTRLLGTRLDGKQTNWINLGGDKSWPSPEAEWGRYTGDKSWFPPRGFDGLPATAHPTNHMLVLTSALDPHYGIRVIREFELLPGRPALSVRTRYERISGQPSRLGIWIITQLKEPEQVFIPLPGITAVTQGCVALSRTFPPSLTLATNGLLALRRDPRNSYKIGTPAGTLIWVGPNTVVRIDSPRIPQAEYPDRNSSAEVYTNGGELDYVELEMLGPLHTLAPGQSLSQTNTYTLQPRRGRTALQAALDILR; this is encoded by the coding sequence ATGAAAACACGTTGCTTGCGTGGACACTGGCACTGGTTGCTGCTTTTCCCCTGGCTGGCATGCCTGCCAGTTTCTGCCGCCCCCCAGCCACAAATCACCCCCACCAACTATCACGGCTACACCCAGGCCTGGCGGCTCGATAATGGAATGATTGAGGCTATCGTTGTACCGGAAATCGGACGCCTCATGCATCTCAGCTTGAAAGGTGGGGAAAATGTCATCTGGATTAATACCAGGCTTTTGGGCACACGACTCGACGGCAAGCAAACCAACTGGATCAATTTGGGGGGCGACAAGTCATGGCCCTCGCCCGAGGCTGAATGGGGACGCTACACCGGCGATAAATCCTGGTTTCCTCCGCGCGGCTTTGATGGCCTGCCAGCCACAGCCCATCCCACCAATCACATGCTTGTACTCACCAGCGCCCTGGATCCTCATTACGGGATTCGGGTCATTCGTGAATTCGAATTGCTGCCCGGCAGACCGGCTTTGTCCGTGCGCACTCGTTACGAACGAATCAGCGGTCAGCCCTCACGCCTGGGCATCTGGATCATCACGCAACTCAAGGAGCCGGAGCAGGTTTTTATCCCCCTGCCCGGGATCACGGCCGTCACGCAGGGTTGTGTGGCGCTTTCCCGCACCTTCCCTCCCTCCCTCACCCTCGCCACCAACGGCCTGCTCGCTCTTCGTCGCGACCCACGCAACTCTTACAAAATTGGCACCCCGGCGGGCACCCTGATCTGGGTGGGCCCCAACACTGTGGTGCGCATTGATTCGCCCCGCATTCCCCAGGCCGAATATCCCGATCGCAACAGCAGCGCCGAGGTGTACACCAACGGTGGCGAACTGGACTACGTGGAGCTGGAAATGCTGGGACCGCTGCACACGCTTGCCCCCGGCCAGTCCCTCTCCCAAACCAACACCTACACGCTGCAGCCCCGCCGCGGACGGACGGCCCTGCAGGCCGCCCTGGACATCCTGCGTTAA